The following coding sequences are from one Mytilus trossulus isolate FHL-02 chromosome 8, PNRI_Mtr1.1.1.hap1, whole genome shotgun sequence window:
- the LOC134681569 gene encoding uncharacterized protein LOC134681569 — MDWAMKFLPLSFREKQSDWYAQKGINWHVCVCIFKDDESNLKHRTYTHIFDQVKQDWFAVVSVLEHTLRTVKKQLPCITTAYLRSDNAGCYHCGNTLLSLDGISERTGITIKRYDFSEAQDGKSYCDAKIAHLRCKIRQYVSSGNNVKTAGDMKNAIDSLGGVMGCQSSHVQINSQVAGEANKIKNTWKGISKISNIELREKQIIAFKAFGVGCGNVMSEEQLKKICPSQLSATEIVVISDFVVPKKEAGSITYKAHDLVTDTIAVELPVDSNHNETMQPLSNSIFTCIEPCCSRVFQTYSGLESHILLGNHQIKLNRISTYDNIKIKWKESCLNIAEHATVSRDSKLTPGSPSSDMGWAIKKDRKSQRFTENVKTYLRAIFNAGEQSGRKSNADDVSRNMRVCRDENGNKMFQPEECLQPSQIASFFSRLSVMTRNTRPQQTLDDEDLEPALNLIDAMEAMDVLNS; from the exons atggACTGGGCGATGAAATTCCTGCCCTTGTCATTTAGGGAAAAACAGTCTGACTGGTAtgcacaaaaaggcataaatTGGCATGTGTGTGTGTGCATTTTCAAAGATGATGAATCAAATTTGAAG CATAGGACGTATACCCATATCTTTGACCAGGTGAAGCAAGATTGGTTTGCTGTTGTGTCTGTGTTGGAACACACATTAAGAACAGTGAAGAAACAACTCCCCTGTATTACAACAGCTTACCTCAGAAGTGATAATGCAGGTTGTTATCATTGTGGAAACACATTGTTATCCCTTGATGGGATTTCAGAAAGAACTG GAATCACCATAAAAAGATATGACTTTAGTGAGGCGCAGGATGGTAAATCCTATTGTGATGCCAAGATTGCCCATCTAAGATGTAAGATTCGTCAATATGTTTCTTCTGGGAATAATGTTAAAACAGCAGGCGATATGAAGAACGCCATAGATTCTTTGGGTGGTGTAATGGGCTGTCAATCTTCACACGTCCAGATAAATTCCCAAGTAGCTGGAGAAGCCAATAAGATCAAGAATACATGGAAAGGAATATCAAAGATCTCAAATATAGAGTTACG agAAAAGCAGATCATTGCATTTAAAGCTTTTGGAGTTGGTTGTGGGAATGTGATGTCAGAAGAGCAATTGAAAAAGATCTGTCCTTCCCAACTGTCTGCAACAGAAATCGTTGTCATTTCTGACTTTGTTGTACCAAAAAAGGAAGCAGGCAGCATTACTTACAAAGCCCATGATTTGGTTACTGATACTATTGCTGTGGAATTACCTGTTGACAGCAACCACAATGAGACCATGCAACCATTATCGAATAGTATATTCACATGTATAGAACCTTGTTGCTCAAGAGTGTTCCAGACTTACTCTGGTCTTGAGTCCCACATACTACTGGGAAACcaccaaattaagttaaatagAATTTCCACTTATGacaacatcaaaataaaatggaaagaGTCCTGCTTGAACATTGCAGAACATGCTACAGTGTCCAGAGATTCAAAACTGACTCCAGGTTCACCATCTTCTGATATGGGTTGGGCAATAAAGAAGGATAGAAAAAGTCAGAGATTCacagaaaatgttaaaacataCCTAAGAGCTATTTTCAATGCTGGTGAACAAAGTGGTAGGAAATCAAATGCAGACGATGTCTCTAGAAACATGCGTGTTTGTAGAGAtgaaaatggaaacaaaatgtTTCAACCAGAAGAATGCCTTCAACCAAGCCAAATTGCTTCTTTTTTCTCTCGTCTGTCTGTTATGACCAGAAATACAAGACCACAACAAACACTTGACGATGAAGATTTGGAGCCAGCCCTTAATTTGATTGACGCTATGGAGGCTATGGATGTTTTAAATTCATGA
- the LOC134681504 gene encoding uncharacterized protein LOC134681504, which produces MGIISQDGESSAKTDTQPSTADTDFLTFSQDDDDSIAKTETQPSTAETDSMTFSQDLSQTSSWSTDEKKGDILLDDVNTALSLLSNGKMSPLKYQVRTDIASLHPSSKRMLKRKATTAIEALMDCLAPGQASELTELIKMEKQHSPVPDLTTTIVKLYENTNDCNMKKQMLSMLAKDYTKKQLQEMIPGLTVYGIDQARLHASVHGEGSQVPKQMKQNRQRLPQWKVAHALDFFFNPLFHQVSSYGTKEMKLNTGEKILIPEVVRTVCHANLVHMYQAFCKEADVDPLSRSSLFEILRVCPASKRTSLRGLDNIATDGSTAFDTLDEVKKQLKLYLTDTEVHNDLEKTEQDLHLFKLYIKTDFKLHTSLADQCPDHCIMFALSDPKDQTLQNKCTHSHNMVCDRCELFSRSIINLKRITSEEKGKFYLTVLQLFQWNLSLNFFRILK; this is translated from the exons CATTATTTCACAGGATGGTGAATCTTCTGCAAAGACAGATACACAACCCAGTACAGCTGATACTGATTTCCTGACATTCAGTCAAGAT GATGATGACTCCATTGCAAAGACAGAAACACAGCCCAGTACAGCCGAAACTGACTCCATGACCTTCAGTCAAGAT TTATCTCAAACTTCTAGCTGGAGTACAGATGAAAAGAAAGGGGACATTCTTCTAGATGATGTCAACACTGCCCTGTCGTTATTGTCTAATGGTAAGATGAGTCCATTGAAATATCAAGTCAGAACAGATATAGCTTCATTACATCCTTCATCAAAACGTATGCTTAAACGTAAAGCTACAACTGCCATTGAAGCATTGATGGATTGTTTAGCTCCAGGTCAAGCAAGTGAGCTAACCGAGTTGATAAAGATGGAGAAACAGCATTCACCAGTCCCTGATTTAACTACCACAATTGTAAAATTGTATGAGAATACCAATGATTGCAACATGAAAAAACAGATGTTGTCAATGTTGGCAAAAGATTACACCAAGAAACAACTACAGGAAATGATTCCAGGCTTGACTGTTTATGGTATAGACCAGGCACGTCTACATGCTTCAGTGCATGGAGAAG GTTCACAAGTTCCAAAACAAATGAAGCAAAACCGTCAAAGACTACCACAGTGGAAGGTTGCTCATGCTTTGGATTTCTTCTTCAATCCTCTATTTCATCAg GTCAGCTCATATGGAACCAAAGAGATGAAACTGAATACTGGAGAAAAGATTTTAATACCAGAAGTGGTTCGAACTGTTTGCCATGCCAACTTGGTCCACATGTACCAAGCCTTTTGTAAAGAAGCAGATGTTGATCCACTATCTAGATCgtctctttttgaaattttgagggTTTGTCCAGCTTCCAAAAGAACAAGTTTGAGAGGCCTAGATAATATTGCCACTGATGGATCCACAGCTTTTGACACTTTAGATGAAGTTAAAAAGCAGCTTAAACTTTACTTAACTGA cACTGAAGTACACAATGATTTAGAGAAGACTGAGCAAGATCTCCATTtatttaaactatatataaaaactgaCTTTAAACTGCATACATCATTAGCTGACCAGTGCCCTGACCACTGCATTATGTTCGCATTGTCTGATCCAAAAGATCAAACACTTCAAAATAAATGTACCCACAGTCATAACATGGTTTGTGATAGATGTGAGCTGTTCTCCAGGTCTATAATCAATCTCAAAAGAATTACATCTGAAGAGAAAGGCAAGTTTTATCTTACTGTATTGCAG CTATTCCAGTGGAACTTAAGTCTGAACTTCTTCAGGATATTGAAGTAG